In Desulfonatronospira thiodismutans ASO3-1, a single window of DNA contains:
- a CDS encoding NYN domain-containing protein, giving the protein MTRKVIIFTDGMFMRRRVLERNHFLYKPREIREYCQKHLRPNDYLVRIYYYDCKPLQARGTSPLNGKEIDFSRLESARLRHQLFEGLRHAPNFCLRLGSMEWNGRDWNVVGSKVSPLLKKEITVDDLSDSDIRPGSETTQISVKMALDMITLAARKAGDMFVLITDRTDLVPAMEMVRQEGVQVCLDNMHAPVSIELSEQADFISTQLNNKES; this is encoded by the coding sequence ATGACACGCAAAGTAATCATTTTCACAGACGGCATGTTCATGCGCCGCCGGGTGCTGGAGAGAAACCACTTTCTGTACAAGCCAAGAGAGATCCGGGAATACTGCCAGAAGCACCTGAGACCAAACGACTACCTGGTGCGTATTTATTATTATGACTGTAAGCCCTTGCAGGCCAGGGGAACATCTCCCTTGAATGGTAAGGAGATAGACTTTTCCAGGCTGGAGAGTGCAAGGCTAAGACACCAGCTGTTCGAGGGCCTGCGCCATGCACCAAATTTCTGTTTGAGGCTTGGAAGCATGGAGTGGAACGGCAGGGACTGGAATGTTGTCGGCTCCAAGGTGTCTCCGCTTTTGAAGAAGGAGATAACTGTGGATGACCTGTCAGACAGCGATATCCGACCGGGAAGCGAGACTACCCAGATAAGCGTAAAGATGGCCCTGGATATGATCACCCTTGCAGCCAGAAAAGCCGGGGATATGTTTGTTCTGATCACTGACAGAACAGACCTGGTTCCGGCAATGGAGATGGTTCGGCAAGAAGGGGTGCAGGTATGCCTGGATAATATGCATGCTCCTGTCTCAATAGAGCTTTCGGAGCAGGCGGATTTTATAAGTACCCAATTAAACAATAAGGAGAGTTAA
- a CDS encoding type II toxin-antitoxin system HicB family antitoxin, with the protein MHYRAVIKRTDDWWIGWLVDLPGVNAQERTREELLESLREGARDMLETEVPFEPGFEMEKVEVPEPEWVFK; encoded by the coding sequence ATGCATTACAGAGCAGTAATAAAGAGGACCGATGACTGGTGGATAGGTTGGCTGGTTGATCTGCCTGGCGTAAACGCTCAAGAGAGAACCAGGGAAGAATTGCTTGAGTCCTTGAGAGAAGGGGCAAGGGACATGCTGGAAACAGAGGTCCCTTTCGAGCCAGGTTTTGAGATGGAAAAAGTGGAAGTCCCTGAACCTGAGTGGGTTTTTAAGTAG
- a CDS encoding type II toxin-antitoxin system HicA family toxin, with amino-acid sequence MKRHQLIKHLQVHGAYLLREGSKHSIYQLDRKKTQVPRHNEIVDDLARKICKDLNIPFVR; translated from the coding sequence ATGAAAAGACATCAGTTGATCAAACATTTGCAGGTACATGGCGCTTATCTTTTGCGAGAGGGAAGCAAACACAGTATATATCAGCTGGATCGAAAGAAGACTCAGGTCCCAAGGCATAACGAGATAGTAGATGATTTGGCCCGAAAAATTTGTAAAGATCTGAATATTCCTTTTGTGAGGTAG
- a CDS encoding transposase produces MPRANRYFLPDHLWHITHRCHKKEFLLKFAKDRSTWIKWLFEAKKRYGLQVLNYTVTSNHIHLLVHGHEDKDVIPRSLQLVAGRTGQEYNQRKKRKGAFWEDRYHATAVDVDEHLVKCLVYIDMNMVRARVVKHPKEWSHGGYPEIVKPQQRYRIISRDLLKRLLDIDDDLSKVYSGWVQAAVDERTPRQPGWTESVAVGCKVFVEKIKELLGGKACGRRVHEVDKTGSYALKEPVSAYNDVFGGEMGLLRSENRLFWDIYPDI; encoded by the coding sequence ATGCCCAGAGCCAACAGATATTTTTTGCCTGATCATTTGTGGCATATAACCCATAGATGCCATAAAAAGGAATTCCTGCTGAAATTTGCCAAGGACCGATCAACTTGGATTAAATGGTTATTTGAAGCGAAAAAGAGATACGGGCTACAGGTATTGAACTATACGGTTACCTCGAATCATATTCACTTGCTGGTACACGGCCATGAAGACAAAGATGTTATACCCAGGTCCTTACAATTGGTGGCTGGCAGAACCGGCCAGGAATACAATCAAAGAAAAAAGCGGAAAGGTGCTTTCTGGGAAGACAGGTATCACGCTACAGCAGTGGATGTTGATGAGCACCTGGTAAAGTGCCTGGTCTACATAGACATGAACATGGTCAGGGCCAGAGTGGTTAAGCATCCCAAAGAGTGGAGCCATGGGGGATACCCTGAAATAGTCAAGCCGCAGCAAAGATACCGAATTATCAGCAGGGATCTTTTGAAAAGACTGCTGGATATAGACGATGATTTATCCAAGGTATACTCTGGATGGGTCCAGGCAGCAGTAGATGAGCGTACTCCCAGGCAACCAGGCTGGACTGAAAGTGTTGCCGTGGGCTGTAAGGTTTTTGTAGAAAAGATCAAGGAATTGCTCGGCGGAAAAGCTTGCGGCCGCAGGGTTCATGAAGTAGACAAGACCGGATCATATGCACTGAAAGAACCTGTATCGGCTTACAATGATGTTTTTGGGGGTGAAATGGGGCTTCTAAGGTCTGAAAATAGGCTGTTTTGGGACATTTATCCTGATATTTAA
- a CDS encoding CAP domain-containing protein, with product MSIQFNQDLEITLGTPFTDLFANTDEEQTSWYRLWTGKLDNEGEVVRGAMVGDGWVSKDGLDDLTVGVDQAGHNTLYVQTYTDELNSWEHSTEMSFPEEITFELAIEKDVVSEDTLLSDMFSFDTPVSSSEVWFQVKVEGEPIDTTVGNGWVRGDRLGGEYFPAKHAGKELEVTPFYAGELHTDKAQTQMVDRAEHYELSIDKAYVEEDTPLSEMFSYNLPTGVTADTIWFQVKVDEEPVDTAVGNGWVRGDRLGDEYFTAERGGKELGVTPFFDGALQEGLSQEWTVQGESAAELKINFMNITPEEPEPGQEFSVDVNIEELADVETENLTVDLTIAGTEIEETIDVDSLQGTETTVTFEDLVIEDAGEYTIDVTADADNADIVSSQSTLNVSIEDFVVGIEITTQPDLEYIEGQELDLSDLEVTKSYQVAEDQVVSFSDFADYGLVVDLAQGTELTLGNDDQTIKVEHTPTEKTAETQPLSVSTQEVESHFPTDYEQYMITLINRARLDPEAEADLFGIDLNQDISPEDEISPDMKQPLAFNPDLTQAAREHSQWMLDNDTFDHTGEGGSSVEDRIKDTDYNTDPPWGWGENLALTGYTEGMDELIAQKHENLFLSSGHRENTMSESFMEVGVGSLLGDYANNTVYMSTVKFAHTSDTPFLTGTVFQDLDDSGAYKPGEGLGDVQIQVGGQGTTTWDSGGYAMQLEPGDYLLTFNHDKFEEKVEMDFTMPDENVLVDLVLEPDDLQNRTESSEPSIQEIQFMGVEKEDDTFGVSEFV from the coding sequence ATGTCTATTCAGTTTAACCAAGACTTAGAAATAACCCTTGGTACACCATTTACAGATCTATTCGCCAACACGGATGAGGAACAGACTTCCTGGTACAGATTGTGGACCGGTAAACTGGATAATGAAGGTGAGGTAGTCCGGGGAGCTATGGTAGGCGACGGCTGGGTATCAAAAGACGGTCTTGATGATCTTACCGTTGGAGTAGACCAGGCAGGGCATAACACCTTGTATGTGCAGACCTATACTGATGAGCTGAACTCCTGGGAGCACTCAACGGAAATGAGTTTTCCCGAGGAAATTACTTTTGAGCTGGCAATTGAAAAGGATGTGGTTTCTGAAGACACTTTGCTCAGTGATATGTTCAGCTTCGATACCCCTGTCAGCAGCAGTGAGGTCTGGTTTCAGGTCAAGGTTGAGGGAGAGCCCATTGACACCACTGTGGGCAATGGCTGGGTCCGTGGAGACAGGCTGGGGGGTGAGTATTTTCCAGCAAAACATGCCGGTAAAGAATTGGAGGTTACTCCGTTCTACGCAGGCGAGCTGCATACAGATAAAGCTCAGACTCAAATGGTGGATAGGGCCGAGCATTATGAATTAAGCATAGACAAAGCTTACGTGGAAGAAGATACCCCTTTGAGCGAAATGTTCAGCTACAACCTTCCAACCGGAGTCACTGCGGATACTATCTGGTTCCAGGTCAAGGTGGACGAAGAGCCCGTTGACACCGCTGTGGGCAACGGCTGGGTCCGTGGAGACAGGCTGGGGGATGAGTATTTTACGGCGGAACGTGGCGGTAAAGAGTTGGGGGTTACTCCTTTTTTTGATGGTGCATTGCAGGAAGGTCTCAGCCAGGAGTGGACAGTGCAAGGTGAGTCTGCTGCCGAGTTAAAGATTAATTTTATGAACATTACCCCGGAAGAGCCGGAGCCAGGCCAGGAATTCTCAGTAGATGTGAATATAGAGGAACTGGCAGATGTTGAGACTGAAAACCTGACTGTGGACCTGACGATAGCTGGTACTGAGATAGAAGAGACCATAGATGTAGACTCTCTCCAAGGAACAGAGACCACGGTTACATTTGAAGACCTGGTGATAGAGGATGCCGGAGAATACACCATAGACGTGACAGCTGATGCGGACAATGCGGATATTGTTTCATCGCAGAGCACGCTAAATGTTTCCATTGAGGACTTTGTCGTTGGAATAGAAATAACCACCCAGCCGGACCTGGAGTACATAGAAGGCCAGGAACTGGATCTGAGTGATCTGGAGGTAACCAAGAGCTACCAGGTGGCAGAGGATCAGGTAGTTTCCTTCTCAGATTTTGCAGACTACGGCCTGGTGGTTGATTTGGCGCAGGGAACAGAGCTTACTCTTGGTAATGACGATCAGACCATAAAAGTGGAACATACTCCGACAGAGAAGACTGCAGAAACGCAACCCCTGTCGGTTTCAACGCAAGAAGTCGAAAGTCATTTTCCGACAGACTACGAACAGTACATGATAACTCTTATAAACCGGGCCAGACTGGATCCGGAAGCCGAGGCCGATCTGTTTGGTATAGATCTCAATCAGGACATTTCTCCTGAAGATGAAATATCTCCAGACATGAAGCAGCCCCTGGCCTTCAACCCGGATTTGACGCAGGCAGCCAGAGAACATTCACAGTGGATGCTGGATAACGATACTTTTGATCACACCGGTGAAGGAGGCAGCTCCGTGGAGGATCGCATAAAGGATACGGACTACAATACCGATCCGCCCTGGGGCTGGGGTGAAAATCTGGCTTTAACGGGCTACACAGAGGGTATGGATGAACTCATCGCTCAAAAGCATGAAAACCTGTTTCTTTCATCTGGTCATCGTGAAAACACCATGAGCGAGTCATTTATGGAAGTCGGCGTGGGCTCTCTGCTTGGAGACTATGCTAACAATACTGTATACATGTCAACTGTCAAATTTGCTCATACCAGTGATACGCCTTTTCTAACCGGTACTGTGTTTCAGGATCTTGATGATTCAGGGGCATACAAGCCGGGAGAAGGTCTGGGAGATGTCCAGATTCAGGTTGGAGGACAGGGTACTACTACCTGGGATTCCGGTGGTTATGCCATGCAGCTTGAACCTGGAGATTATCTGCTTACCTTTAACCATGATAAATTTGAAGAAAAAGTGGAAATGGATTTTACCATGCCCGATGAAAATGTCCTGGTGGATCTGGTACTGGAGCCTGATGATTTACAAAACCGGACTGAATCTTCTGAACCCTCCATCCAGGAAATACAGTTTATGGGAGTAGAAAAGGAAGATGACACCTTTGGAGTGAGTGAGTTTGTCTAA
- a CDS encoding transposase, with the protein MPRIARFIRSDQATVYHVISRTALSGLPIKDTDKDYLLGLIKRLSRLYFVDVLGFAVMGNHFHLVARMHPEDEISNSDIIKRWQDYYGDKVEMPTDRMAEVKKRLCSLGAYVKDIKQNFTRYYNKKHRRQGFFWGGRFKSMIVQEGSTLVNLLAYVDLNPIRAGIVKKPENYRWSSLGYHTQTGNKDGLLDIDFGLKEWNELDPKEIVRKYRQFVYETGAVDAGKGKTIDQKVVEKARKKGYKISRVERFRYRCRYFTDSGVIGGKDFVQEVFDQVKHLLGSKDTRKFTPVGGVEGLYSMKRLGQT; encoded by the coding sequence ATGCCCCGCATAGCCCGTTTTATCCGTAGTGACCAAGCCACCGTCTACCACGTCATATCCCGTACTGCTCTGTCAGGTCTGCCCATTAAAGACACTGACAAGGATTATCTGTTGGGGCTTATCAAAAGACTGAGCAGGCTTTACTTTGTTGACGTGCTGGGTTTCGCAGTTATGGGGAATCATTTCCACCTGGTAGCCCGGATGCACCCTGAGGATGAGATTTCCAATTCAGATATCATCAAGAGATGGCAGGACTATTATGGTGACAAGGTCGAGATGCCTACTGACCGGATGGCTGAGGTCAAGAAGAGGCTTTGCAGCCTTGGGGCCTATGTGAAGGACATCAAGCAGAATTTTACCCGGTATTATAATAAGAAGCACAGGCGGCAGGGTTTTTTCTGGGGTGGCCGGTTTAAGAGTATGATTGTCCAGGAAGGCAGTACTCTTGTTAATTTGCTGGCCTATGTGGATTTAAACCCTATCCGTGCAGGTATTGTGAAGAAACCGGAGAATTACCGCTGGAGCTCACTTGGCTACCATACCCAGACCGGCAATAAAGACGGCCTGCTGGACATTGATTTTGGCCTCAAGGAATGGAACGAGCTGGACCCCAAAGAGATTGTCCGCAAGTACAGGCAGTTTGTTTACGAGACCGGAGCAGTAGACGCCGGCAAAGGCAAGACCATTGATCAAAAGGTTGTGGAAAAAGCCAGGAAAAAAGGCTACAAAATATCCAGGGTAGAGCGCTTCAGATACAGATGCCGGTATTTTACTGATTCCGGGGTTATCGGCGGAAAGGATTTTGTTCAGGAAGTCTTTGACCAGGTCAAGCATTTACTGGGGTCCAAGGATACAAGGAAATTTACTCCGGTTGGCGGTGTCGAGGGTTTGTACTCTATGAAGCGCCTGGGGCAGACTTGA
- a CDS encoding SapC family protein, translating into MQPLSKTTHAGKSFHPAKNYQHAKTRTTVPMVISELPRAVPAFPIAFTYSRNKYVLSAVMGLKPEQNLFVTQEGKWQTSYIPAYLRGHPFYLAESQEGKQVVCVDENSDLITDGPDGEQMFGEEGKPTQKMQQIIDFLEKIARERAITDRACAALAEFGVIEPWEGYGGLYKVSEAKLKDLSGEAFVKLRDTGGLKVMYGQLYSLTQMARLKKLAEQDKEPDWESMEELDFEKIKI; encoded by the coding sequence ATGCAACCCTTATCCAAAACAACACACGCTGGCAAAAGTTTCCATCCGGCAAAGAACTACCAACACGCCAAAACCCGCACCACTGTTCCCATGGTTATCTCTGAATTACCCAGAGCAGTACCGGCATTTCCAATAGCCTTTACCTATTCCAGGAACAAGTACGTACTGAGTGCTGTGATGGGCTTAAAACCAGAACAGAACCTGTTTGTCACCCAGGAAGGCAAGTGGCAGACCAGCTATATCCCGGCATATCTGAGAGGCCATCCCTTTTACCTAGCGGAATCTCAGGAAGGAAAACAAGTAGTCTGCGTAGACGAGAATTCTGATCTGATTACGGATGGCCCAGATGGTGAGCAAATGTTCGGAGAAGAGGGTAAGCCCACCCAGAAGATGCAGCAGATAATAGACTTTCTGGAAAAGATTGCCAGGGAGAGGGCTATAACTGACAGGGCCTGTGCTGCGCTTGCTGAGTTTGGTGTGATCGAGCCCTGGGAAGGGTACGGTGGCCTGTATAAAGTGAGCGAAGCCAAGTTGAAAGACCTGAGTGGAGAAGCCTTTGTGAAGCTCAGGGATACCGGCGGATTGAAGGTTATGTACGGGCAGCTTTATTCCTTGACTCAGATGGCAAGGCTTAAGAAACTGGCTGAACAGGATAAGGAGCCGGATTGGGAGAGTATGGAAGAACTGGATTTTGAGAAGATAAAAATATGA